The Argentina anserina chromosome 5, drPotAnse1.1, whole genome shotgun sequence genome includes the window CTTGGTGGATTTTGTGAGAATACATGGAGGGTATGCAATGGATGTTTGTGTATCTATTTTATTGTAGGGGATGGACCAGCATGCATCATTATGTGGTTTCTACAAAACAGAAGTTTACATTAAAAGTTGAAGTAAATGTACCTAGATTCAGGAGCAACACGTGGCTCCACTCGGGGAGCAACCCCTTCATCCCTGTTAGGTATATTATTCTTAGTTGGTTCTGGTACTTGGCAAATTGAAGGGACCGGACCTTTGAGGGAACTGTATTCCAGCACTCTAAATAAATGATTCAGAAGGAGTCagacaatcatcacatgaaaGTAATAAGAATCTAGAGGATGTATGAGTCGCATCTAGCAGTAGAAAAATGCGCTCCCTCACCGGTAAATCTGACTGTAAACAACAAATGAAACAAGTTTTATTACTTATGAAATTAGACAAGTATTAGTTATTGTCTACATCAGTACAAGTTCAAACCTTTTTCTTCACTATCTTCACCAGAATATGAATAATCCCAACATCGATCACTTGCTTATGTATTTGTTCCCCAATATTGTTCATCAACATCTCCAGCAACTACAAAGCCAAAAGAAATGGATGATATtatcaaaccaaattacagGAGAATTATCGAGACTCCCCctaaaataagaaaacattagaaaataatatcaTTAAGAAATCAGGCTCTTACTAACCATAACTGCATAAAGTTGAGAATTCACATTTTTACTCCCCAGACGTTTCTTGATAGCTTTGATGACATCTCTAGCTTGCCTACACCAGAACCAAAGGAGTGCATGTGCAAGATATAAGTGACTAAGTGagtttgaataaaaaaatatgaataaagaTCCATTAACAAAAGATTAGATTACTCATGTCAGAAATGCAATTTCAAGACAGAGTTTAAACTTAGAAATAAAAATCCACCAGGGGCATTATGGCCTGACCAAAGAAGTTGGCTTGCAGAGTGCAAATACTAACCAGAATCTTGAAAGATATATAAAAATGACACCATTTCATGAAAAAGCACGAAGGAATTAGTTGAGGCAGATCAAATGTTGGTAATACTCTTCTTCCATGTGAAACAAATCACAACAAAAATGAACAATAATAAGACCTAAACTAATTATCCCACCTCCCAACAGAATTTTATACACTTAACTGTAATCAACTTCACATGTCTCAACTGTCTCTACATGTAATGTTTAACAGACATACCTGTTATCATGAGCGACTAATTCACAGATCTGAATATTCTTGGTCCAATCCATCTCACTCAGTTTCTCACTTGTTGCAGAATTGACAACTAAGTTGCAGCTTAGCTTACAGACAACACTAACAATTTACTTCCAACTTTAAAACCACTATATCATGATCCCAATTTCAATCAGTTCTTGgcacaataaaaatcagaactactaTCGGCTACGGGCCACATTTTTGCAGCAATGATCAACCAAACAAACAGAAAGTTAAACGACCACACTAAATATAAATCCAATTCCATAACTTGTAACAAGATAGATGTTCACAAAAGCTCATAAAAACACTAGGAAACTCAGTACTCACCTTCCTCAATATGAAAGTGATGAAACCCATTAATCGCCGCACCAGGAACACAAGCTGAAAgcatcaaaactcaaaagtaaGATAGCATcagatacatatatacacacatgAAAGTAAAGATGACATCTTTGATCTTTCTGaatgaaacaagaaaaataatgaTAATGAATTACAGGGAAGCTGCTGCCGTGACTACCCCGCCGCCAAGAGTCACCGACCAGAGACTTTCGTTGCCAACC containing:
- the LOC126795252 gene encoding TOM1-like protein 5 isoform X1 — translated: MDWTKNIQICELVAHDNRQARDVIKAIKKRLGSKNVNSQLYAVMLLEMLMNNIGEQIHKQVIDVGIIHILVKIVKKKSDLPVRERIFLLLDATHTSSRFLLLSCDDCLTPSESFI
- the LOC126795252 gene encoding TOM1-like protein 5 isoform X2, which translates into the protein MDWTKNIQICELVAHDNRQARDVIKAIKKRLGSKNLLEMLMNNIGEQIHKQVIDVGIIHILVKIVKKKSDLPVRERIFLLLDATHTSSRFLLLSCDDCLTPSESFI